Proteins encoded within one genomic window of Equus przewalskii isolate Varuska chromosome 3, EquPr2, whole genome shotgun sequence:
- the CDH1 gene encoding cadherin-1, with protein sequence MGPPCRSLSALLLLLQVSSRLCQEPEPCRPGFGAQSYTFTVPRRHLERGRVLGRVSFEGCTGQPRTVYASDDTRFRVGTDGVVMVKRPLQLHNPEMSFLVHAWDSSRRKLSTKVTVKAATHEHHRHHHHHEAVSGTHTEVLTFPSSHHGLRRQKRDWVIPPISCPENEKGPFPKNLVQIKSNRDKETKVFYSITGQGADTPPVGVFIIERETGWLKVTEPLDREEISKYILFSHAVSSNGNAIEDPMEIVITVTDQNDNKPEFTQLVFEGSVMEGALPGTSVMQVTATDADDDVNTYNAAIVYSILSQEPMLPHKQMFTINRDTGVISVLTTGLDRESFPTYTLVVQAADLQGEGLSTTATAVITVTDANDNPPVFNPTLYEGQVPENQADVLITRLKVTDADVPNTPAWEAVYTILNDNEQQFVVTTDPVTNEGILKTAKGLDFEAKQQYNLFVTVKNVAPFEVTLSTSTATVTVDVMDVNEAPIFVPPQKRVEVPEDFGVGLEITSYTAQDPDKFMEQKITYRIWRDAANWLKINPDTGAISTQAELDRENLEHVKNSTYTALIIATDNGSPLATGTGTLLLILSDVNDNGPIPEPRNMDFCQKDPQPHIINIIDPDLPPNTSPFTAELTHGASVNWTIEYNDPAHESLVLKPKKILELGDYKINLKLMDNQNKDQVTTLDVAVCDCEGAVTNCGRNRQVAEAGLQVSAILGILGGILALLLLILLLLLFLRRRGVVKEPLLPPEDDTRDNVYYYDEEGGGEEDQDFDLSQLHRGLDARPEVIRNDVAPTLLSVPQYRPRPANPDEIGNFIDENLKAADSDPTAPPYDSLLVFDYEGSGSEAATLSSLNSSESDQDQDYDYLNEWGNRFKKLADMYGGGEDD encoded by the exons TGAGTTTTGAAGGATGCACTGGTCAGCCGAGGACAGTCTATGCTTCTGATGACACCCGATTCAGAGTGGGCACAGATGGTGTGGTTATGGTCAAGCGGCCTCTACAGCTTCATAATCCGGAGATGAGTTTTCTTGTCCATGCCTGGGACTCCAGCCGCAGGAAGCTCTCTACCAAGGTTACCGTGAAGGCAGCCACGCACGagcaccaccgccaccaccaccaccat GAGGCTGTCTCTGGAACCCATACAGAAGTGCTCACATTTCCCAGCTCCCACCATGGTCttagaagacagaagagagacTGGGTTATCCCTCCTATCAGCTGCCCAGAAAATGAGAAAGGCCCATTTCCTAAGAATCTGGTTCAG aTAAAATCTAACAGGGACAAAGAAACCAAGGTTTTCTATAGCATCACTGGCCAAGGAGCCGACACACCCCCTGTTGGTGTGTTTATTATTGAAAGAGAAACAGGATGGTTAAAGGTGACAGAGCCTCTGGATAGAGAAGAAATTTCCAAGTACATT CTCTTCTCTCATGCTGTGTCTTCGAATGGGAATGCAATCGAGGACCCGATGGAGATTGTGATCACGGTGACAGATCAGAATGACAACAAGCCCGAGTTCACCCAGCTGGTCTTTGAAGGGTCTGTCATGGAAGGTGCTCTTCCAG GAACCTCTGTGATGCAGGTCACGGCCACAGATGCAGACGATGACGTGAATACCTACAATGCTGCCATTGTGTACTCCATCCTCAGCCAAGAGCCTATGCTGCCTCACAAGCAAATGTTCACCATCAACAGGGACACGGGAGTCATCAGTGTGCTCACCACCGGGCTGGACCGGGAG AGTTTTCCCACATATACCCTAGTGGTCCAGGCTGCTGACCTTCAAGGTGAGGGCTTAAGTACAACTGCCACAGCCGTGATCACAGTCACTGACGCCAATGACAACCCTCCCGTCTTCAACCCCACCTTG TACGAGGGGCAGGTGCCTGAGAACCAGGCTGATGTCCTAATCACCAGACTCAAAGTGACGGATGCCGACGTCCCCAACACCCCGGCATGGGAGGCCGTGTACACCATATTAAATGATAATGAGCAGCAATTTGTTGTCACCACAGACCCAGTAACCAATGAAGGCATTTTGAAAACAGCTAAG GGCTTAGATTTTGAGGCCAAGCAGCAGTATAATCTGTTTGTGACCGTGAAGAATGTGGCCCCCTTTGAGGtcactctctccacctccacaGCCACTGTCACCGTGGACGTGATGGATGTGAACGAAGCCCCCATCTTTGTGCCTCCCCAAAAGAGAGTGGAAGTGCCTGAAGACTTCGGCGTGGGCCTGGAAATCACATCCTACACTGCCCAGGATCCCGACAAGTTTATGGAACAGAAGATAAC GTATCGGATTTGGAGGGATGCTGCCAACTGGCTGAAGATTAATCCTGACACTGGTGCCATTTCCACTCAGGCTGAGTTGGACAGAGAGAACTTGGAGCACGTGAAGAACAGCACGTACACGGCCCTCATTATAGCCACGGACAACG gttCTCCACTTGCTACTGGAACGGGAACCCTTCTTCTGATCCTCTCCGATGTGAATGACAATGGCCCTATACCAGAACCTCGAAATATGGACTTCTGCCAGAAGGATCCGCAGCCTCATATCATCAACATCATTGACCCAGATCTTCCCCCCAACACATCCCCCTTCACAGCAGAACTAACACATGGGGCAAGTGTCAACTGGACCATCGAGTACAATGACCCAG CCCACGAATCTCTTGTTTTGAAGCCAAAGAAAATCCTAGAGTTGGGTGACTACAAAATAAATCTCAAGCTCATGGATAACCAGAACAAAGACCAAGTGACCACCTTAGATGTGGCTGTGTGTGACTGTGAAGGGGCCGTCACCAACTGTGGGAGGAACAGGCAGGTTGCTGAAGCAGGATTGCAGGTTTCTGCCATTCTGGGGATTCTTGGAGGCATCCTTGCTTTGCTAC TCCTGATTCTGCTACTTCTGCTATTTCTTCGGAGAAGAGGGGTGGTCAAAGAGCCCTTACTGCCCCCAGAAGATGACACCCGGGACAATGTTTATTACTATGATGaagaaggaggtggagaagaagACCAG GACTTTGACTTGAGCCAGTTACACAGGGGCCTGGATGCTCGGCCCGAAGTGATTCGCAATGATGTGGCGCCAACCCTCTTGAGTGTACCTCAATATCGGCCCCGCCCAGCCAATCCTGATGAAATTGGAAACTTCATTGATGAG AACCTGAAGGCAGCCGATAGTGACCCCACTGCCCCCCCTTACGACTCTCTGCTCGTGTTTGACTATGAAGGAAGCGGTTCTGAAGCTGCTACTCTGAGCTCCCTGAACTCCTCGGAGTCGGACCAAGACCAGGACTACGACTACCTGAACGAATGGGGCAATCGCTTCAAGAAGCTGGCGGACATGTACGGAGGTGGCGAGGACGACTAG